A single region of the Streptomyces sp. NBC_01803 genome encodes:
- a CDS encoding FtsK/SpoIIIE domain-containing protein gives MTVAEIAASLPAVLWVGIAVLAVVFTAQAVRYVRADPMTRVSIRQAARIRRGWVRLARAQGLSVTDRVPTAWSQISAGVNGGQGRTPEPRVLVPKIRVRPDRFGVEVRAKTLPRVGLADFQKAAPYLADAWRCTRVSVLPDGPGAVRIRGVRHDPLATRTEHVPSGESPAVVSRWALGLDEYASEVVVSLAEVPGVTVAGLPGFGKTSLINKLICDLAPSPAVQFAVADGKASTAEEGDYADVADRLFAFVGDDLAAGNELFKRLVALRRSRSAAIRSALGVRNMWHCGPCPAWPLTVLIIDEAHTFFREHKGNDPATKKLAALASENARLVEDLVKKGRSVGILVILATQKATGDAIPTFIRDVCPVGLSFAQKTIEAAVAALGEDIRNWPEANPVTLQDPTYVGVAVMTVQGREGFTRVRTPYVDDTHAARIAADTAHLTRDPAELLAGAEPLSPTEPEDWGGRGTEAA, from the coding sequence CGCAGAGATCGCCGCATCCCTACCTGCGGTGCTGTGGGTGGGCATCGCCGTTCTGGCGGTAGTGTTCACCGCTCAGGCGGTGCGCTACGTGCGCGCCGACCCGATGACGCGCGTCAGCATCCGCCAGGCAGCTCGCATCCGGCGTGGCTGGGTCCGGCTGGCCCGAGCGCAGGGGCTTTCGGTGACGGACCGGGTGCCAACCGCCTGGTCTCAGATATCCGCAGGAGTGAACGGCGGGCAGGGCAGGACACCGGAACCGCGCGTGCTGGTGCCCAAGATCCGCGTCCGGCCCGACCGGTTCGGGGTGGAGGTGCGTGCCAAGACCCTTCCTCGGGTCGGGCTCGCCGACTTCCAGAAAGCGGCGCCCTACCTCGCGGACGCCTGGCGGTGCACCCGGGTGTCGGTCCTGCCGGACGGCCCGGGGGCGGTGCGCATCCGTGGTGTGCGGCATGATCCGCTCGCGACTCGCACCGAGCATGTGCCCTCGGGAGAGTCGCCTGCGGTGGTCAGCCGGTGGGCGCTGGGCCTGGACGAGTACGCCTCCGAGGTGGTGGTGAGCCTCGCCGAGGTTCCCGGTGTGACGGTGGCGGGTCTGCCTGGCTTCGGCAAGACGTCGTTGATCAACAAGCTGATCTGCGACCTGGCGCCGTCGCCTGCCGTGCAGTTCGCCGTCGCGGACGGCAAGGCATCGACGGCGGAGGAGGGCGACTACGCCGACGTGGCCGACCGGTTGTTCGCCTTCGTCGGCGACGACTTGGCGGCGGGCAACGAGCTGTTCAAGCGGCTCGTCGCGCTGCGTCGCTCCCGCTCGGCCGCGATCCGTTCGGCCCTCGGAGTGCGCAACATGTGGCACTGCGGACCGTGCCCTGCCTGGCCGTTGACGGTGCTGATCATCGATGAGGCACACACCTTCTTCCGCGAGCACAAGGGCAATGACCCCGCGACGAAGAAGCTGGCCGCGCTCGCCTCGGAGAACGCCCGGCTGGTCGAGGATCTGGTGAAGAAGGGCCGGTCCGTGGGCATCCTCGTCATCCTCGCCACGCAGAAGGCGACGGGAGACGCGATCCCCACGTTCATCCGCGACGTCTGCCCGGTCGGCCTGAGCTTCGCGCAGAAGACGATCGAAGCGGCCGTCGCGGCGCTGGGCGAGGACATCCGGAATTGGCCGGAAGCCAACCCCGTGACGTTGCAGGACCCGACGTATGTCGGCGTCGCCGTGATGACCGTGCAGGGCCGCGAGGGCTTCACCCGGGTCCGCACGCCGTACGTGGACGACACACACGCTGCTCGGATCGCCGCCGACACGGCG